A genomic stretch from Alteribacter keqinensis includes:
- a CDS encoding phosphatidylglycerophosphatase A family protein, with the protein MSKEKEMDIVEKTARGWLSDRGVKIDDIADLVYFLQVRYYPDLTMDICKHNINRVLAKREVQNAILTGIQLDKLAEKGLLEEPIQGIIDRDEGLYGVDEIVALSIVNVYGSIGFTNYGYIDKEKPGILKFLNDKSNGCHTFLDDIVGAIAAAASSRLAHGAESVE; encoded by the coding sequence ATGAGTAAAGAAAAAGAAATGGACATTGTCGAAAAAACAGCACGCGGCTGGCTTTCCGACCGAGGAGTTAAAATTGACGACATAGCTGACCTCGTCTATTTTCTTCAGGTGAGATATTATCCCGACCTGACTATGGATATTTGTAAACACAACATTAACCGGGTCCTCGCAAAAAGGGAAGTACAAAACGCTATATTAACAGGCATCCAGCTTGATAAATTGGCAGAGAAGGGCCTGCTTGAGGAGCCGATCCAAGGTATCATTGACCGGGACGAGGGCTTATACGGGGTTGATGAAATCGTCGCCCTTTCCATCGTAAATGTATACGGCTCCATCGGCTTTACTAATTACGGTTACATCGATAAAGAAAAACCTGGCATTTTAAAATTCCTCAACGACAAATCAAACGGCTGTCATACGTTCCTCGATGATATTGTTGGAGCGATCGCAGCAGCTGCTTCCAGCAGACTGGCTCACGGAGCCGAATCGGTGGAATAA
- a CDS encoding TIGR01457 family HAD-type hydrolase: MKAYKGYLIDLDGTMYRGKEEISEAVTFVNQLVEKKIPYLFVTNNSARTPEQVSDKLVSMGIPSTPDHVFTTSMATANYVSEKKPGATVFTIGEEGIKQALKEKGMKPGDETADVVVVGIDRAISYEKLSTACLAVRNGATFISTNGDVAIPTERGLLPGNGSLTSVVTVSTGVKPTFIGKPESIIVNQALEVLGTAKEETVMVGDNYHTDILAGIRAGLDTIIVHTGVTSKEQLTDYDEQPTHSIGGLDEWRFE; this comes from the coding sequence ATGAAAGCATACAAAGGATACTTAATTGATCTTGACGGAACAATGTACAGAGGCAAGGAGGAAATTTCGGAAGCAGTAACGTTTGTTAACCAGCTGGTGGAAAAAAAGATTCCTTATTTATTTGTCACGAACAATTCTGCAAGAACTCCCGAACAAGTATCAGACAAGCTCGTGAGCATGGGGATTCCTTCAACACCGGATCACGTGTTCACGACAAGTATGGCAACAGCCAACTATGTTTCGGAAAAAAAGCCCGGTGCAACCGTTTTTACCATAGGGGAAGAGGGAATTAAGCAGGCACTGAAAGAAAAAGGGATGAAGCCTGGTGATGAAACCGCCGATGTGGTGGTAGTGGGAATTGACCGTGCCATTTCATATGAGAAATTAAGCACAGCCTGTCTTGCTGTCCGAAACGGAGCGACATTTATTTCTACAAATGGTGACGTGGCTATTCCGACAGAACGGGGACTTCTCCCGGGGAATGGCTCTCTTACATCTGTTGTGACTGTATCTACCGGAGTGAAACCAACCTTTATCGGCAAACCGGAATCGATTATAGTGAATCAGGCTCTTGAGGTTCTTGGGACAGCAAAAGAAGAAACAGTGATGGTCGGAGATAATTATCATACAGATATTCTTGCAGGAATTCGTGCAGGTTTGGACACCATTATTGTTCATACAGGGGTCACATCGAAAGAACAGCTCACTGACTACGATGAACAGCCGACTCATTCCATAGGCGGCCTGGATGAGTGGCGGTTCGAATAG
- a CDS encoding DUF86 domain-containing protein yields the protein MIMYFVDRELIEKRLNYLETLLTELAGQYDNESDMPFILERAGHMIIETMMDVGNQMIDGFIMRDPGSFEDIVDILLDERVITKEEEEGIKALLPWRKTLLQEYTDIDHGKLKEDYKKQMPVLLRFPGRVRMYLENELGPVSAFLPNKTD from the coding sequence ATGATTATGTATTTTGTTGACCGTGAACTAATTGAAAAACGATTGAACTACTTAGAGACGCTGCTCACTGAGCTGGCAGGTCAGTATGATAATGAATCGGATATGCCTTTCATTCTTGAACGCGCCGGTCATATGATTATTGAAACGATGATGGACGTGGGCAACCAGATGATCGACGGCTTCATTATGAGAGATCCCGGAAGCTTTGAGGACATTGTGGATATTCTACTCGATGAACGGGTGATTACGAAAGAAGAAGAGGAAGGAATTAAAGCGCTGCTTCCATGGCGGAAAACCCTGCTTCAGGAGTACACGGATATTGACCACGGCAAATTAAAAGAGGATTACAAAAAGCAAATGCCGGTTCTTCTTCGTTTTCCAGGGCGGGTACGTATGTATTTAGAAAATGAACTGGGGCCGGTATCGGCATTTTTACCTAACAAAACAGACTGA
- the glpX gene encoding class II fructose-bisphosphatase, whose product MDRELALEIVRVTEAAALASSQWMGRGRKIEADDAATTAMRSMFDSVNMQGTVVIGEGELDEAPMLYIGEELGSGNGPEVDIAVDPLEGTSIVAKGHPNAMAVIAIADRGTLLHAPDMYMEKLVVGPEAAGLVRLDDPIEKTIDIIAKMNNKRVRDVTVIIQERERHAELIERIRAKGARVNLFGDGDVGASIAVAMPRTGIDLFVGTGGAPEGVISAAAIKSLGGDMQARLVPMNDEEEARCKKMGVEDTSRILQLNDLVKGDDAIFAATGVSTGELLEGVRFLGGDLVETDSIVMRAKTGTVRYIKAHHRLNQKPHLQEQE is encoded by the coding sequence GTGGATCGAGAATTAGCATTAGAAATTGTACGTGTAACCGAAGCAGCAGCTCTGGCCTCTTCCCAATGGATGGGTCGCGGCCGAAAAATAGAAGCGGACGACGCAGCAACCACTGCTATGCGCTCAATGTTCGACTCCGTTAACATGCAGGGAACGGTTGTCATCGGTGAAGGTGAACTGGACGAAGCACCAATGCTTTATATCGGTGAAGAACTGGGTTCAGGTAATGGTCCGGAAGTTGACATCGCCGTGGATCCGCTGGAAGGAACAAGCATCGTAGCGAAAGGACACCCGAATGCCATGGCCGTCATCGCCATCGCAGACCGTGGTACCCTTCTTCACGCTCCTGACATGTATATGGAGAAACTCGTTGTAGGTCCGGAAGCAGCCGGCCTCGTACGCCTTGATGATCCAATTGAAAAAACGATTGATATTATTGCAAAAATGAACAACAAACGTGTCCGAGACGTAACGGTGATCATTCAGGAACGGGAACGGCACGCTGAACTCATCGAACGCATCCGTGCAAAAGGTGCCCGGGTTAACCTCTTTGGGGATGGAGACGTAGGCGCATCTATCGCAGTTGCCATGCCTCGAACGGGTATTGACTTGTTTGTTGGAACAGGCGGTGCTCCTGAAGGTGTCATTTCCGCCGCAGCAATCAAGTCCCTAGGGGGCGACATGCAGGCCCGTCTTGTACCGATGAACGATGAAGAAGAAGCACGCTGTAAAAAAATGGGCGTCGAAGATACGTCCCGCATATTGCAGCTCAACGACCTTGTAAAAGGTGACGACGCTATTTTTGCAGCAACGGGGGTGTCCACCGGTGAACTGCTTGAAGGTGTCCGTTTCCTCGGCGGCGACCTCGTTGAAACAGACTCGATTGTTATGCGTGCAAAAACAGGCACAGTACGATATATTAAAGCTCATCACCGTCTTAACCAGAAGCCTCATTTGCAAGAGCAGGAGTAA
- a CDS encoding DUF3055 domain-containing protein, producing the protein MSERFYLYNDQEETKTRFVSFMGEEQRFDLAITTTNRYYGKKLVMNMLSNRFAIIGSDDLDEPGYIEHAYNLSEEEAKELREFLFEVV; encoded by the coding sequence ATGTCTGAGCGTTTTTATCTGTACAATGACCAAGAAGAAACAAAGACCCGCTTTGTCAGCTTTATGGGCGAAGAGCAACGGTTTGACCTGGCTATTACAACAACGAACCGCTACTACGGAAAAAAACTCGTTATGAATATGCTCTCCAATCGCTTCGCTATTATCGGCAGTGATGACCTGGACGAGCCAGGCTACATCGAACACGCTTATAACCTGAGCGAAGAAGAAGCAAAAGAGCTCCGTGAATTCCTCTTTGAAGTTGTTTAA